Proteins from a single region of Scylla paramamosain isolate STU-SP2022 chromosome 35, ASM3559412v1, whole genome shotgun sequence:
- the LOC135090658 gene encoding uncharacterized protein LOC135090658 yields MNRLLLTGTALQNSLRELWALLKFLIQDIFYSLSVFESCFNVGEMQEGSDERILRQERKGQVISTLMKVPEHLSPMNWLLFLGTPLQNSLSELWALLNFLMLDIFYSLGVFESWFDVTEMQEEGSDERILRRLSCAGECPVCSRAGGASVSGSDVRKSHIEGVYSQVLQHTTLLLVESAEMVCLVQDAFLYDLYVFANK; encoded by the exons ATGAACCGGCTGCTGCTGACTGGGACAGCCTTGCAGAATAGCCTGAGAGAGCTCTGGGCCCTTCTGAAATTCTTGATACAGGATATTTTTTATTCcctcagtgtttttgagtccTGCTTCAATGTGGGGGAGATGCAGGAGGGAAGTGATGAGAGGATTCTGAGGCAGGAACGGAAGGGCCAGGTTATCTCCACTCtaatgaag GTCCCTGAACACCTTTCCCCCATGAATTGGCTGCTGTTTTTGGGGACACCCTTGCAGAACAGCCTATCAGAGCTTTGGGCCCTTCTGAACTTCCTGATGCTGGATATTTTTTATTCCCTCGGTGTTTTTGAGTCCTGGTTTGATGTGACGGagatgcaggaggagggaagtgacgAGAGGATTCTGAG ACGTCTGTCTTGTGCTGGTGAATGTCCTGTCTGCAGTCGGGCTGGTGGTGCCAGTGTCTCAGGCTCTGACGTCAGGAAGAGCCACATAGAGGGTGTCTACAGCCAGGTGCTACAGCACACTACACTACTACTGGTGGAGTCAGCTGAAATGGTTTGTCTAGTCCAGGATGCATTTCTGTACGACTTGTATGTCTTtgccaataaataa